ATGAAGCCCTCGATGCCGCGCCCTTGCAGCGCCGTGAAACCGCTGACGTCCAGCGCCGATGCCGCTGCCGCTGCCGCGCCGCGCGCTGTGATGGCCTTGGACACGGGGTGATCGCTGCGGCCCGCGAGCGCCAGGGCGCGCGCGAGCATGTCGCGCTCATCGCCTTGCAAGGTCAGCACGTCCGTGACCACCGGCTTGCCCTGGGTGAGCGTGCCGGTCTTGTCCAAGGCGATGGCCTTGAGGCGATGGCCTTGCTCCAGGTACAAACCGCCTTTGATCAGGATGCCGCGCTGCGCCGCCGCGGTCAGGCCCGAGACCACCGAGATCGGCGTGGACAACACCAGCGCGCAGGGGCAGGCGATGACCAGCAGCACCAGCGCGCGGTACACCCAGGTCATCCAGTCCGCGCCCATCAGCAACGGTGGGAGCACCGCCATGGCGATGGCCACCGCGAACACGACCGGTGTGTAAATGCGCGCGAAGGTATCGACAAAACGCTGCGTGGGCGCGCGCGTGGCCTGGGCTTCCTGCACGGCGCGGATGATGCGCGCCAACGTAGAGTCGTTGGCCAGCGCGCTGCTGCGGTACAGCAGTTCGCCGTTCTGGTTGATGGTGCCGGCAAAGAGTTTGTCGCCCACGGCCTTGTCGACCGGCACGCTCTCGCCGGTGATGGCCGCCTGGTCCACGGCGGACGTGCCAGACTCGACCGTGCCGTCGAGCGCGATGCGCTCGCCCGGGCGCACGCGCACCAGGGCGCCCAGGGCCACGGACTTCGCCGGCATGCTGTGCCACGTGTCGCCTTGCTGCACGGTGGCAGTTTCGGGCGCCATCGACATCAGGCCTTCCACCGCGCGCCGGGCGCGGTCGAGCGACTTGTCCTCGATCATCTCGGCGATGGCGAACAGCACCATCACCATGGCTGCCTCGGGCCACTGGCCGAGGATGCCCGCGCCGGTCACGGCCACGGTCATCAGGGCGTTGATGTTGAGGTTGAAATGGCGCAGCGCGGTCAGGCCCTTGCGGTAGGTGTCCACGCCGGCCAGGGCGATGGCGGCGAGTGCCAGCGCCACGGTCGGCCAGGCGGAGTCGCCCAGCGACAGCGCCACCACTTCGGCGCCCAGTGCCAGCGCACCGCCCAGGGCTAGGCGCCAAGTCGGTACTTCGGCGGCGTGGCTGGCGGCGTGGTCGTCGTTGTCGTCACCGTGATCGTGATCGTGATCGCCGTGGTCTTCGTGCGTCACGGCCGATGCCGCTGGAGAGGCACGCGCCGCGGGCGCCGACCCCACGGCCTTGATGCCGATCGCGCCCAGGCCTTTGCCATGGGCTGGCGCTGCACCACCACCCAGGCGGACCTCGAAGCCCGAGCGCTCGGCCGCCGCGATCAGCTCGGGCTCGGGCACCGCGTCGTGCTGCACGCGCACCGAACGCCGGATGAAGTCGGGCGACACGTCGCGCACGCCGCCCAGGCGGCGCAATTCCTTTTCCACTGCGTTGAATTCCGCCGCACAGCACATGCTGGGCACGTGCAACCAGGTGGAGCCGGCCGGGGTGGAGGAAGCGAGGGCAGGGTTTTGTTGGGAGTCCATGGTCCGCATTACAGACCCTGAAGCAGCTACAAGGTCAAGCCGCCGCGCCTCAAGGCCCTGCCGGCGGGTGCGGCTTTCTCCGGCCTATCTGGGGGCCAGCACCGCCATCGTGATGCGCGAAACGCAGGTCAGTTCGCCCGCGTCGTTCGTCAGATCGATCTGCCACACCTGCGTGGTGCGGCCCACGTGCACCGGGCGCGTCACCCCAGTCACCCAGCCGGCGGTGGCCCCCTTGAGGTGGTTGGCGTTGATGTCCAGCCCCACCGCCCGGTGTCCTTCGGGGCAGCTGTAGGCGGCGCCACACGAGCCCAGTGTTTCCGCCAGCACCACGCTCACGCCCCCGTGCAGCAAGCCATAGGGCTGCTTGGTGCGCTTGTCCACCGGAATGCGCGCGCGGATGAAGTCCGGGCCGACCTCGAGGAATTCGATGCCGAGGTGCTGCACGGCGGTATCGTGGTGGATGGCGGTGAGTTCTTCCACCGAGATGGGTTTTTTCCAGACGGACAAGGTGATGCTCCTGTGAGTGATGCCGCCACTATAGGAAATCTCCGAAGCCCCGCGCGGCCTGCGCCTACAAGGCAGGCGGGGCCGGGCCGGCAAGATGCCGCCTGGAGCCAAACCATGAAAACCGCCGCACGCCGCTGGGCCATCGCCGCGACCGCCCTGCTGGGGGTGCTGGTCGTCGGGGCCTGGCTGCTCGCGCGTTCCTATGTGCCCAGCAACGAGGAGCTTGCGCGCCGCGTGGAAAGCGAGTTCGAAGCGCGCATGGGGCAAGCCCTGGTGGTTCGAGAGGCCCGCTGGCGCGTGCGCGGCACGCCCGTGATCGAGCTGCGGGATGTGCACACGGTGCAGCCGGGCGAGGCCGGGATTCGCGCGAAACGTCTCGCCATCTATCCGCAGCTCCTGCCTCTGCTGGACAAACGCCTGGTGATCGACCGCCTGGAGGTCGACGGGGCCGACGTGCCGCGCCAGGCGCTGGCCGCCTACCGCAACAAGCTGCAGGACGCCCACGACGACCAGAGCGCCAGCGTGGTGCTGCGCCACCTGGCCTTCAAGGACCTGACCTACACCTCGTACAGCGGCGTGCCGCTGCGCTACGACGGTGACGTCACCTTCAACGAGACCGATCGGCTGCCACAACATGTGTCGCTGCGCCGCTCCGATGCGCGCACGCCCGCGACGTTGGAGGCCACGCGCGATGGCAAGTCCGACGACGGTGCCGATGTCTACCGGCTGCAACTGCAGGCCGGTGGGGGCACGGCACGTGGGCAAGCGCGGCTGGCCACTTCGAAGGGGGGACGCATGACCCTGACCGGTGAACTCACACCGCGCCAGGTGGAGATCCAGGCCCTGCTGGAGAGCTTCGAGCGCCGCTCGGTCGTCGGTGGCAGGGCGTCGGGCGAGACCACATTGCGCGCCGAGGGCGACACGGTGGGCGAGCTGTTCCGTTCGCTGCGCACGCGCAGCACCTTGCAGGTAGAGGGTGCGCGGCTGCTGCGCGTCGATCTGGACAAGGCCATCAAGTCGCTGGGCGAGGACCGCACGGGTGAGACGCCGCTGGACCGCCTGAGCGGCGTCATGGTCACGCAAAACACGGCGCAAGGCCTCAAGACCAGCTTCACCCAGGTGGAGGCGGTGGCGGGCAGCTACAGCGCGAGCGGTGAAGCCACTCTGTACCGCCGGCAGATCCAGGCCAAAGGCCGGCTGGAGGCGGCGGGCGGCGTGGTCGATGTGCCCTTCTCGGCGCACGGGCCCACGCGCGATCCAACGTTCGAGATGGCCTGGGGCTCGATTGCGGGCGCGGCCATTGGCACGGCCGTGCTGCCAGGTATCGGCACCTTCATCGGCGCGAAGATCGGTGGCGCGGTCAGCGAGCCGCCACCGATTCCGCCGGCGCGCGAGCGCCGGTGAGCGATCAGGCTTTGTCGCGGGAGGATGCCCCGCCACGGTTGAGCAACGCGTACAGGATGATCGCGCCGAAGGTCGCGGTACCGATGCCGCCCAGGGCGAAGCCGCCGAACTTCAGCGTGTAGTCGCCCGTGCCCAGGATCAGCGTGATCGCCGCCACGAGCAGGTTCTTGTTGTCGGAGAAATCGACCTTGTTGTCGACCCAGATCTTCGCGCCCGCGATCGCGATCAAACCGAACACCACGATGGACACGCCGCCCATCACGGCCAGCGGAATGGCCTGGATCAGCGCGCCGAACTTGGGCGAGAAGCCGAGCAGGATCGCCATCAGGCCGGCGACGAAGAAGATCGCGGTGGAATAGATCTTGGTCGCGGCCATCACGCCGATGTTCTCGGCGTAGGTGGTCACGCCGGTGCCACCCGCGCTGCCGGCCACCATGGTGGCCACGCCATCGCCGATGAAAGCTCGGCCCATGTACTGGTCCAGGTTGCGACCGGTCATCGCGGTCACGGCCTTGATGTGGCCGAGGTTCTCTGCCACCAGGATGATGGCCACCGGCGCGATCAGCAGCATGGCGTTGGCCTGGAACACCAGCGCGCTGAAGTTCGGCATGCCGAACCACGCGGCGCTGGCAATGCCCGAGAGGTCCAGCGGCTTGCCCATGCCCAGACCGTTGGTGAGCACGGCGTAGACGATGCTCGCGATGATCAGGCCCATGAGGATGAGCAGGCGTTGCAGCATGCCGCGCGTGAACACGGCCACCAGCGCCACGCAGACGAAGGTGATGCCCTGCATCCACGCATCGAAGCCAGTGGGCGCCATGTTCTTGATCGGGATGCCGGCCAGGTTCAGGCCGATCACCGCCACCACCGCGCCGGTGACCACCGGCGGCATGAAGCGCTCGATCCAGCCCGTGCCCACGGCCTGCACGACCACGCCGATGAGGGTGTAGACCAGGCCGCAGGCGATGATGCCGCCCAGGGCCACGCCCAGGTTGGCGTTGGGCCCCGGGCCTGCGTAGCCGCTGGCCGCGATCACCACGCCGATGAAGGCGAAGCTCGAGCCCAGGTAGCTCGGCACCTTGCCGCCGGTGACGATGAAGAAGATCAGCGTGCCGATGCCGCTCATGAGGATGGCGACGTTCGGATCGAAGCCCATCAGGATGGGGGCGAGCACGGTGGCGCCGAACATGGCGATCAGGTGCTGCACGCCCATCACCGCGGTCTGCGGCCAGGGCAATCGTTCATCGGGTGCGATCACGCCGCCGTTGGCGAGCGTGGCGGCGTTCTTCTCGGTCCAGCTGAACATGCCCATGCGAGCTTCTCCTCGTTGTTGTGTCGGTTTTCAGGCGCGGTT
The sequence above is a segment of the Hydrogenophaga sp. BPS33 genome. Coding sequences within it:
- a CDS encoding heavy metal translocating P-type ATPase — encoded protein: MDSQQNPALASSTPAGSTWLHVPSMCCAAEFNAVEKELRRLGGVRDVSPDFIRRSVRVQHDAVPEPELIAAAERSGFEVRLGGGAAPAHGKGLGAIGIKAVGSAPAARASPAASAVTHEDHGDHDHDHGDDNDDHAASHAAEVPTWRLALGGALALGAEVVALSLGDSAWPTVALALAAIALAGVDTYRKGLTALRHFNLNINALMTVAVTGAGILGQWPEAAMVMVLFAIAEMIEDKSLDRARRAVEGLMSMAPETATVQQGDTWHSMPAKSVALGALVRVRPGERIALDGTVESGTSAVDQAAITGESVPVDKAVGDKLFAGTINQNGELLYRSSALANDSTLARIIRAVQEAQATRAPTQRFVDTFARIYTPVVFAVAIAMAVLPPLLMGADWMTWVYRALVLLVIACPCALVLSTPISVVSGLTAAAQRGILIKGGLYLEQGHRLKAIALDKTGTLTQGKPVVTDVLTLQGDERDMLARALALAGRSDHPVSKAITARGAAAAAASALDVSGFTALQGRGIEGFMAGERYRLGNHRLLEESGACTPALEAQLDALEVQGKTAVVLVRGEQAIGIFAIADQVRPESAQAVRQLKALGVQPIMLTGDNRHTAEAIAQQVGIEDVRSELLPQDKLKAIEALAANGAVVGMVGDGINDAPALAKAHIGFAMGAAGTDTAIETADIALMDDDPRKLAEFIRLSRATRSVLWQNIALALGIKVVFLTLAVMGQATLWMAVFADMGGSLLVVFNGLRLLRHRSGA
- a CDS encoding hotdog fold thioesterase, with translation MSVWKKPISVEELTAIHHDTAVQHLGIEFLEVGPDFIRARIPVDKRTKQPYGLLHGGVSVVLAETLGSCGAAYSCPEGHRAVGLDINANHLKGATAGWVTGVTRPVHVGRTTQVWQIDLTNDAGELTCVSRITMAVLAPR
- a CDS encoding AsmA-like C-terminal region-containing protein, with the translated sequence MKTAARRWAIAATALLGVLVVGAWLLARSYVPSNEELARRVESEFEARMGQALVVREARWRVRGTPVIELRDVHTVQPGEAGIRAKRLAIYPQLLPLLDKRLVIDRLEVDGADVPRQALAAYRNKLQDAHDDQSASVVLRHLAFKDLTYTSYSGVPLRYDGDVTFNETDRLPQHVSLRRSDARTPATLEATRDGKSDDGADVYRLQLQAGGGTARGQARLATSKGGRMTLTGELTPRQVEIQALLESFERRSVVGGRASGETTLRAEGDTVGELFRSLRTRSTLQVEGARLLRVDLDKAIKSLGEDRTGETPLDRLSGVMVTQNTAQGLKTSFTQVEAVAGSYSASGEATLYRRQIQAKGRLEAAGGVVDVPFSAHGPTRDPTFEMAWGSIAGAAIGTAVLPGIGTFIGAKIGGAVSEPPPIPPARERR
- a CDS encoding solute carrier family 23 protein, coding for MFSWTEKNAATLANGGVIAPDERLPWPQTAVMGVQHLIAMFGATVLAPILMGFDPNVAILMSGIGTLIFFIVTGGKVPSYLGSSFAFIGVVIAASGYAGPGPNANLGVALGGIIACGLVYTLIGVVVQAVGTGWIERFMPPVVTGAVVAVIGLNLAGIPIKNMAPTGFDAWMQGITFVCVALVAVFTRGMLQRLLILMGLIIASIVYAVLTNGLGMGKPLDLSGIASAAWFGMPNFSALVFQANAMLLIAPVAIILVAENLGHIKAVTAMTGRNLDQYMGRAFIGDGVATMVAGSAGGTGVTTYAENIGVMAATKIYSTAIFFVAGLMAILLGFSPKFGALIQAIPLAVMGGVSIVVFGLIAIAGAKIWVDNKVDFSDNKNLLVAAITLILGTGDYTLKFGGFALGGIGTATFGAIILYALLNRGGASSRDKA